TTTCGGTGGAGTAGGCTGATGGAACTGATCGGCATTCTCGTAACGCCCGTGATACTGCTGGGAGCTTGGATCACCGGCTCGATACTCGAGCGCCAGCACCTGAACAGCCTGCTGCTTCTCGAGAGTGGATCGACCGATGTCCTGGCCATCACCGTTGAGGACCTTCCGGAGGACTGGCATCCCGAGTCCAGTGACCTCGTGATGGGCAACGTCGTGATCTCGCAGGACTACTTCAAGCGGGTCGCCGCCGGAATCAAGGGAGTCTTCGGCGGGAACATAGGCGTGTTCGAGCCACTACTGGAACGGGCCCGTCGAGAGGCGCTCTTGCGCATGAAGGCAGAGGCTCGAGCGCGTGGTCACAACACCGTCATCAACGTTCGGCTGGAGACCTCGCGAATGGCGAGCGCGGCTTCGAAGGGGAAGGGAACTGCAGGTGTCGAGATTCTGGCCTTTGGCACCGCGATCACAGTCGACAGGGGTTGAGGGGATTAAGCAGAGCGTCGTTCGAGGTCTTGGGTAGCGCAGTCGCGTGACCTCCCTTTCCGCCGACCCCCGCCATGTCCCGGCTCTCGTTCGTGAGGTGCCGACCGAGAGACCACCGGCGCTTGTTCACTCTGAGTGGGCGGCGGTGTTTCCGTGGCTGGTGCACGGGTGCACGACCAGAGGGTCGGACGACGCGCCCTTCGATCTGGGCTTGTTCACCGAGGCCTCGCCTGCGGAGCACGTGCGCGCGTGTTGGACCGAGCTGTATACACACGCTGGGATGTCTGGGGCGGTTCACGCCAAGCAGGTGCACGAAGCCGGTGTGCGGTTTCATGCGGGGGCGGTGGACGGCCTCGTCGTCGAAGGTGAGTTCGACGGACACGTCACGGATGAGCCAGGCGTGTTACTGGGTATCTGTACCGCCGACTGTGTGCCGATCTTCATGGTCGATCCGGTGAATCGGGCGGTCGGGGTGCTGCACGCGGGATGGCGTGGAGCGGCGGCCGGGGTTCAGGAGCGCGGCTTGGCGGTGATGGCTGAACGTTTCGGGACGGTCATGGCTGACGTCCACGTCCATGTCGGGCCGTCGATCTGCGGGGCGTGCTACGAGGTAGGCCCTGAGGTGTTCGAGAGTCTCGATCAGACACTTCCGGAGGGTCCGACCCCCATCGACTTGCGACGGTTGCTTGCTGATCGCGCCGTTGTTTCAGGAGTGCTTTGGGAGCACATCACCATTTCTGTTCACTGCACTCGGTGCACGGACAGTGGTCTATACTCGCATCGCGGTGGGGACCGCGAGCGGCAGGTGGGGTACATCGGGATCAGTCCATGAGGTGGGGCGGGGGATCAGCCTCCCAGATTGGGCTGTGCAAGAAGTGCGTACACCACCGCGTAACGGGTAACCGACGTGGGTCATTCTTCCATCTTTGCGGATTGGCCAAGGAGCATTCACGTTTTCGAAAGTATCCACCGCTCCCGGTGTTGAAGTGCGAAGGCTACGAGTACGGCGGCGAAGACCCCTGGGATGCATTCAGAACGGAAGAGGAAAAGGGATGAGTGAAGCGCTCTACACGGCCCGGGCTCGGGTCGAGAAGGTCGACGGGCTGCATAGGCGGGCCACGCTCGAAGACGGTACTACCATGGAATGCGGCGTTCACGGACCAATAAAGGCACACTACGGTCTCGACTCTCAACCCAACTTGCCGCTGCCGGTCGACTATCTCGTCGCGGCGGCGGCTGCCTGACTACTCGGGACACTCAATGGCGCACTGGAGGTGCGCGGGATTCCGATGGCAAACGACGCGATCAGCGTTGAGGCCGAGGGCACGAACGAAGTCGTGGACCGGATCATCATGCTGACGAAGATCCACGTGCACTACTCGATTCGACTCCCCGAGGGGGCCGACCGCGAGAAGGCCGACCGTGCGTTGGACACACATGTGGCGAAGTGCCCCACGGCGCAGAGCATCAAGGACTCGGTCGAGATCACGTGGTCGGCGGACGTGGCGGGCGGCTAGTCGTCTGGACTACCTTCGCCTTATGTCCAAGTGCCGCGCAGCCGTCTTTATCAGCGCAGTCGGTGTATGCATTGCCGGGTGCGACGACGTCGTTATGACTTTGGACGATGAGAGCGGCTTTATCTGGACCGAGGAACGGATCGACGAGTGGCTCCAAGGGGAACTCGTGGATCGTGAGTTCGATGGCCGGATCGAGGAGAAGCTCGTCGAGCATCTCGGTCGCCCCATCAATGCCGAAAGAGCGGAGCTGGGAAGACTGCTCTTCTTCGACCCGATCACGTCGCTAACTGAAGACAACAGTTGTTCGGGGTGCCACGGGCCGAATTCCGCGTTCAACGATGCCAATTCGATCTCGATCGGAGTGGGCAACAACGGCATTGTTGGACCTGGACGTCGCGGCCCGCACAACCAAAGACGAGCGCCGACCATTGTGAATGCCGTCTTCTACCAGGCTCTGATGTGGGATTCGCGGTTCAGGTCGTTGTCGTTCGACCCGTTCGACAACTCGCGCGGCTTCTCCTTTCCAGAGCCCGAAGGCCTTTCGCTGTCCGGTCTCGAACATCTGCTTGTGGCGCAGGCGTTCACGCCCGTGGTCTCCAGGATCGAGATGGCTGGAGAGGAATTCGAGGGTGACAACGACGCCATGCGTGCGGAGATCGCCCGAAAAGTAAAGGAGGTCGAGGAGTATCGACTGCTCTTTGCGGCGTCCTTCGGGGATCTGTCCGAGGGGGCTCAACTCCGCTACGAGCACATCGCAGCTGCGATTGCTGAGTTCGAGTTCACGCTCGTGAGAGCCGACGCCCCAATCGACTCGTACGCTCGCGGTGACCGGACCAGTATGTCCTAGGACGAGAAGGCCGGAGCGAGGCTCTTTTTCGATGAAGCGCTGTGCGCGGAATGCCACCTCGTACGTGGCTTCGCCAATCAGATGTTCAGCGACTTCGAGGGCCATGTCCTCGCGGTGCCCCAGGTCACGCCGGTGTTTGGGAACAAACCGTTCGACGGCGCCGGGAACGAGGACTATGGCGTCGAGCAGCACACCGGAAGGAACGTCGACCGGTACAAGTTCCGCACTACACCGCTCCGGAACGTGGCCTTCCAGCCGACGTTCATGCACAATGGTGCGTACGTCTGCCTAGAAGACGCGGTTCGTCACCATCTCGACGTGCGCAACATGTTGGAGAGGTACACGACGGATGCACTGGGCCCGGGTCTCCAGGGCCCGGTTGGGCCCTACGCCGACATGTTGGATCGAGCCCAGCTATTGATCCTAAATCCGCACATCCTCTCCGAGGTGGAGATCGCACAGATCATGGCGTTCGTGCGGGTCTCGCTAACCGACCCAGATGCCCACCCGGATCGTTTGCGTTCTCTCATCCCGACTTCGCTACCGAGCGGACTTCCGGTCCATCAATTCGAATTTGGTGCGCCGGAGCGGCAGTGCGCGATCTGACCCGAAGCCTGGTGAAGAATTTCACTAGGTGATCGTCAGGTCGCCGTAGGCCTACTAGACTAGGTCGTTCAACGCACTGGGCAGCATGAAGAGGGAGTACGGGTGGAGCCTTCGACGATCGAAACGGTCGAAAATCGGATAAGCCATCTCACCGGGCGCCTCGAGGCGCTTCGTGGAGAGATCGCGAAACGTGTCGTAGGTCAGAGTGAGGCCGTGGAAGAGGTCCTCTTCTGCCTTCTGACTGGCGGGCATGGACTGCTGGAGGGGGTCCCGGGTCTAGCGAAAACGATGCTCATCCACACGCTTGCCGACGCCCTCGACCTCGACTTCAGTCGAGTGCAGTTCACACCGGACCTCATGCCTGGTGACATCACAGGCACGGAGGTGATCGAGGAAGATCGTGCGACGGGACGGAGGACGGCCCGGTTCATCCAGGGGCCAGTCTTTACTCAGGTGCTGCTCGCGGACGAGATCAACCGCGCGCCGCCCAAGACGCAGGCTGCGCTCCTCGAGGCGATGCAGGAAGGGCACGTGACGGCGGGGGGTGAAGTTCTCGAACTCCCACGGCCATTCTTTGTACTCGCCACCCAGAACCCGATCGAGCAGGAGGGGACGTACCCACTTCCGGAGGCCCAACTCGATCGTTTCATGCTGAAGATCAGCATGGACTATCCGGATGGCGTGGAGGAGGTCGAGGTCCTACGGAGCACGACCGGCAGACAAGTCGGTGAGGTTGCACCGGTGCTCAATGGTGCCGAGGTGCTCGAGTTACAGGGATTGGTGCGGGAGATCGCCGTGTCCGATGAAATCCTCGAATACACCGCACGTCTGGTTCGGAGTTCGAGGCCTGGGAGGCCCGAAGCGCTCGACATCACGAATCGGTGGGTGAGATGGGGTGCTGGCCCAAGGGCGGGCCAGTCCTTGGTCCTGTGCGCGAAGGCTTCAGCGTTGATGCGTGGACGGCTGCACGTCTCGTCGGAAGATCTGGCGCGGGTCGCTCCGGCTGTTCTGCGGCACCGCATTTTGGTGAACTTCCAAGCAGAAGCAGAAGGGCGTACGCCCGATGAAGTCGTTCGGGCGTTGTTGGACGGTGTGACTCCGCTCGCCAGCGAGCGTTCGTAGACGGCCGGCAGGTCATGCCATGAGAGGCGCTGCACGTCCGACCAGTGGTGAAGCGAGTGACCTACTCCCTCCGGAGGTGCTCGAACGCCTAGGCAGTCTCGACCTCGTCGCGAAGACCATCGTGCGGGGCTTCATCAGTGGTGCGCATCGGTCGCCTTTTGTGGGCTCAGGCGAGGACTTCTCTAGGCATCGGGCTTATCAGCAAGGTGACGACGTCCGTCGGTTGGATTGGAGACTCTTCGCGCGCACCGATCGACTCTACGTACGGCTCTTTCAGGAAGACTCGAACCTCCAGGGTTTCTTCGTCATCGACGCATCTGAGTCGATGGGGTTTGTCGGGGACGGTGCGGTCAGCAAGCTACGGTACAGTCAGTTCGTGGCGGCGGCGCTCGCACATGTGATGCTGCGGGCGGGTGACGCACCGGGATTGGCCTCCTTTGGTGCCGATACTGCGTTCCACCTTCCGCCCAGGAACCGGCCGGGTCATTTGCACGACCTATTGGTCGGTCTGGAAAGGATTGAGGCTCACGGGGCTGGAGCCCCATCTCAGGCGCTCGATGAAGTCGGCGATGCGCTCCGGAGGCGGGGTCGCGTCGTATTGATTTCGGACTGCCTTTTCGCGGACGATGGTGAGGAGTTTCTGGCCGCCGTGGCGAGACTCAGAGCGCGTGGTGATGAAGTCATCGTGATTCGAGTCGCTTCGCGCTTGGAACTCGGCGAAGTGGAAGGACATGCAGCCCGGTATTTCGACCCGGAGGTGCCCCACCGAGTTGTGGACGCGGTGCCGGGCAAGGACCCCGGATTCCGCGGCCGTGTGGCTGAGTACTACGACCGCTTGCAGCGGGGCCTGGAAGAACAAGGCGCTGAGTACCTGCCCCTCACCACGGACATGCCGTTGGTGACTGCGCTGGGCGGCTGGCTCATGGCGCGGGCGCGGCGAGAGGCCCGGGCGTCGTGATCAGCGTCTTGCTCCCGGGCTTTCTCCTGGCCGGTGCGGGTTTGGCCGGGGTCGTCGGGGCGCTCCATCTTCTCGCGAGGCGGCCTCCGGCAAGGGAGGCTCTCCCCACTGCCCGCTTCCTCAAAGAGGACGCTCGTACACTGCTGCGGCTTCAGTCCCGTCCGACCGATGTGCCGCTCATGATGCTCCGCATGGGACTGGTGTTGTGCCTTGCTGCGGCATTCGCAGGAATGGTGTGGACTCCCGGGCGGAGCGGGGAAGGACACGTCGTATTGCTCGATGCGGGGGCCGGTTCTGGTCTCGACTGGGACTCCGCGATTTCCCTTGTCGCTGAGGCCACCGCGGGTGCGAACGGAGCGGAGTCTGTAGTTGTTGCTTATGGGTTGGAAGACGGTGCTCGCGAGGTTGACATTGCTTCCCTCGGCTCGCTCGAAAGAGGAACAGAAGCGGCGACCGCCGAGGACGGTCTCAGAGCGCTTCGAGAGGTGGTCTTGGCCGATACACGCTTCAGTATTGTTCGGGCCGAGTGGGTGCTGGTTCCGACTTGGAGTTCGTGGAATGATGGGGTCGGGCTCATGCGGCCCGCGATTTGGCCGGGACGACTTCCCATCCATGCAGTCCCATCTGCGCGAGCCGGTGGGTCTGCTCCAAGTGCGGGGAGTGATCCGACGCGTGGACGGCGTGCGAGTGTCGTCGGCCTGGCCGCGGATACCCTCGAGTTGGCGCTCGGCGCTTTGGGGGTGCCTGTCGGACCTGTTCGAGAAGCCCCCCCACGGCCCGGGGATTGGGTCTTCGGAGACGGGATCTCCTCAACTGAGCTGGGTGCTCTGCTGGAGCGGGCTCGCAGTGGAGAGATCGTCGTGATTTCTGGGAGGCTTCCGGAGGGCGCGGCGGGTGTGCCGTGGGTTGGCGATGCAACGCCGAAAAGTCGTCGACAGGGACTCGTCGTGCCCGGCGAGCCCGGTTTTGCGAGCGGTGTCGAGAGCTTCGGCGGGACACCGGCAGAGGGTGCCGCGGTTGTCGCCGTCTTCGCGGACGCGACCCCGGCGGCGGCGGCTGTCTCGACAGGTGCGGGTTGCGTCGTCTACTTGTCTGTCTCGGTCGCTGACGGGGCTCTCCATGGGAGTTCCAACTACCCCGAGCTGCTTCGTCGGCTCACGGGTGGGTGCTCGGACCGAGACGTCCCGAACGCTCGGCTTGGACGGGGCGCGATCGCTTCACTGCAACGAGACGACTTGCCCGATGTGGTCGACGTTGCGGGACTCGCTGCGGACCAGGGAGTGCCTCTATCGAAATGGTGGGTTGCTCTGGCACTCGTCCTCCTCGGCGGTGAGTTAGCCATGACGAGATCAAGGCGGATGTCATGAGGCTCGCCGCAACTGATCCCGTGGCGGTTCTTCTGGCAGAGGTGCGTCGCCGGGTCGTGGTGCGCGAGGTGATGAAGACCGGCGCTGTGGTGACGTTGGCGGTTGGTGCAACGGTGCTGGTGCTGCTCCTGGCGGACGTTTTGTTGACGCTGCCTGGGGAGAGCCGGCGGGTGCTTCGTTGGGTGCCGGCGTTGGCGGGTCTCCCTATTCTGCTCCTGTTCCGAATCGGAAGCCGTACGCGGCCAGGCAAGCTCGCCTCCCTGATCGACCAACGCGTGGAGAGCCAGGGCCTGGTGGCGACCTATTTAGCCCCGAATACTTCAGGCCCTGTCGCGGACGCCTTTCGGTCGCGCGCTCAGGCGGTAGCGGGCTCGATCGAACCACGCAGGGTGGTGTCCTACCGAGAGGGTGCACTTTGGATGGCCAGCCTGGCGGCGTGGGTGATGACCATTGGGATCCTTTCAGCGGGTGGTGGAACCACGTATTTGGCCGAGCGATGGCTGAGCCCAGGGGCGTCTGGCGACGTTGGAATCGCTGCCGGTGCTCGTGTTATGGCCGCGCCGACGACGACGGCCCCT
This is a stretch of genomic DNA from Longimicrobiales bacterium. It encodes these proteins:
- a CDS encoding DUF58 domain-containing protein; protein product: MRGAARPTSGEASDLLPPEVLERLGSLDLVAKTIVRGFISGAHRSPFVGSGEDFSRHRAYQQGDDVRRLDWRLFARTDRLYVRLFQEDSNLQGFFVIDASESMGFVGDGAVSKLRYSQFVAAALAHVMLRAGDAPGLASFGADTAFHLPPRNRPGHLHDLLVGLERIEAHGAGAPSQALDEVGDALRRRGRVVLISDCLFADDGEEFLAAVARLRARGDEVIVIRVASRLELGEVEGHAARYFDPEVPHRVVDAVPGKDPGFRGRVAEYYDRLQRGLEEQGAEYLPLTTDMPLVTALGGWLMARARREARAS
- a CDS encoding BatA domain-containing protein, whose translation is MISVLLPGFLLAGAGLAGVVGALHLLARRPPAREALPTARFLKEDARTLLRLQSRPTDVPLMMLRMGLVLCLAAAFAGMVWTPGRSGEGHVVLLDAGAGSGLDWDSAISLVAEATAGANGAESVVVAYGLEDGAREVDIASLGSLERGTEAATAEDGLRALREVVLADTRFSIVRAEWVLVPTWSSWNDGVGLMRPAIWPGRLPIHAVPSARAGGSAPSAGSDPTRGRRASVVGLAADTLELALGALGVPVGPVREAPPRPGDWVFGDGISSTELGALLERARSGEIVVISGRLPEGAAGVPWVGDATPKSRRQGLVVPGEPGFASGVESFGGTPAEGAAVVAVFADATPAAAAVSTGAGCVVYLSVSVADGALHGSSNYPELLRRLTGGCSDRDVPNARLGRGAIASLQRDDLPDVVDVAGLAADQGVPLSKWWVALALVLLGGELAMTRSRRMS
- a CDS encoding cytochrome-c peroxidase, with the protein product MSKCRAAVFISAVGVCIAGCDDVVMTLDDESGFIWTEERIDEWLQGELVDREFDGRIEEKLVEHLGRPINAERAELGRLLFFDPITSLTEDNSCSGCHGPNSAFNDANSISIGVGNNGIVGPGRRGPHNQRRAPTIVNAVFYQALMWDSRFRSLSFDPFDNSRGFSFPEPEGLSLSGLEHLLVAQAFTPVVSRIEMAGEEFEGDNDAMRAEIARKVKEVEEYRLLFAASFGDLSEGAQLRYEHIAAAIAEFEFTLVRADAPIDSYARGDRTSMS
- a CDS encoding polyphenol oxidase family protein translates to MTSLSADPRHVPALVREVPTERPPALVHSEWAAVFPWLVHGCTTRGSDDAPFDLGLFTEASPAEHVRACWTELYTHAGMSGAVHAKQVHEAGVRFHAGAVDGLVVEGEFDGHVTDEPGVLLGICTADCVPIFMVDPVNRAVGVLHAGWRGAAAGVQERGLAVMAERFGTVMADVHVHVGPSICGACYEVGPEVFESLDQTLPEGPTPIDLRRLLADRAVVSGVLWEHITISVHCTRCTDSGLYSHRGGDRERQVGYIGISP
- a CDS encoding MoxR family ATPase, with the translated sequence MEPSTIETVENRISHLTGRLEALRGEIAKRVVGQSEAVEEVLFCLLTGGHGLLEGVPGLAKTMLIHTLADALDLDFSRVQFTPDLMPGDITGTEVIEEDRATGRRTARFIQGPVFTQVLLADEINRAPPKTQAALLEAMQEGHVTAGGEVLELPRPFFVLATQNPIEQEGTYPLPEAQLDRFMLKISMDYPDGVEEVEVLRSTTGRQVGEVAPVLNGAEVLELQGLVREIAVSDEILEYTARLVRSSRPGRPEALDITNRWVRWGAGPRAGQSLVLCAKASALMRGRLHVSSEDLARVAPAVLRHRILVNFQAEAEGRTPDEVVRALLDGVTPLASERS
- a CDS encoding heavy metal-binding domain-containing protein, whose product is MELIGILVTPVILLGAWITGSILERQHLNSLLLLESGSTDVLAITVEDLPEDWHPESSDLVMGNVVISQDYFKRVAAGIKGVFGGNIGVFEPLLERARREALLRMKAEARARGHNTVINVRLETSRMASAASKGKGTAGVEILAFGTAITVDRG
- a CDS encoding OsmC family protein — encoded protein: MEVRGIPMANDAISVEAEGTNEVVDRIIMLTKIHVHYSIRLPEGADREKADRALDTHVAKCPTAQSIKDSVEITWSADVAGG